The Penicillium psychrofluorescens genome assembly, chromosome: 2 nucleotide sequence TCCACTCTCCTGTGCAATCCGTTTGTTGAGTTCCTCAACCTCGGTCCAGCCTTCCCGCTTTCCTGCGACCCGAAGAACCGAACAGATATCGTTTTCGGTGGGTGCGGCTACTCGGACCAGCAGTGTTCGCGAACGAATGGGCGCAATGATGTTCGAGGTGCTGTTGGCCAGGAGAATCAGGCGCAGATTGGGACTGTATTTCTCCATCGTCCGACGCAGGGCGGCTTGGGCGTCACGAGTCAAGTGGTCGGCTTCGTTGATCACCACGACCTTGAACCGCTGTTTCGCGGACAAGTCGACTTGTTGCGTCTGGGCGACCTCCTTCAGCAGCTCCTGGACAACCACCCGGTCATAGTTACCCACGTCCGCAGGGGTAATTTCAAGATGGTAGACCGAGGAGACGATATTGAATTCCAGCTTGCGGTTGCTCGTCGTCTGAAAGACCCGAGCATCGATCTTGATTTTCTCCACTCCCGGACCGTACAGTTCTTTCAAGGTCGCAATGATGCGCGTCTTTTTGCCCGCACCCGATGGTCCGTATACCAGCAAGTGAGGGAAGTCTCCGCTTTGAGCCTGTGGTGCGAATCCCGGGTGAGCAGGTGTTCGCAC carries:
- a CDS encoding uncharacterized protein (ID:PFLUO_004064-T1.cds;~source:funannotate), with the translated sequence MALLVDKLRPRTLDALSYHPELSERLRSLAQSGDFPHLLVYGPSGAGKKTRIIATLKELYGPGVEKIKIDARVFQTTSNRKLEFNIVSSVYHLEITPADVGNYDRVVVQELLKEVAQTQQVDLSAKQRFKVVVINEADHLTRDAQAALRRTMEKYSPNLRLILLANSTSNIIAPIRSRTLLVRVAAPTENDICSVLRVAGKREGWTEVEELNKRIAQESGRNLRRALLMFEAIYAQNEKVTDKTLIPPPDWEALIQVTADEILAERSPARLLQVRARLYDLLTHCIPPTTVLKTLTFKLVAKVDDALKPDVIKWSAFYEHRIKLGSKVIFHLEAFVAKFMRIYESYLMGMDF